From Pseudorasbora parva isolate DD20220531a chromosome 25, ASM2467924v1, whole genome shotgun sequence, one genomic window encodes:
- the tph1a gene encoding tryptophan 5-hydroxylase 1a isoform X1 yields the protein MYSTKSEGPRRGRSFDSMNLGLTLEEKQLNNEMNKSAFPKIDENKDNKTASTERGRAAVVFSLKNEVGGLVKALKLFQENHVNLVHIESRKSKRRNSEFEIFVDCDSNREQLHEIIQLLRKHVNVLEMDAPDNRLPEESEMENVPWFPKKISDLDKCANRVLMYGSDLDADHPGFKDNVYRKRRKYFADLAMSYKHGDPIPRIEFTEEEVKTWGVVFRELNKLYPTHACREYLKNLPLLTKYCDFREDNIPQLEDVSRFLKERTGFTIRPVAGYLSPRDFLAGLAFRVFHCTQYVRHSSDPLYTPEPDTCHELLGHVPLLAEPSFAQFSQEIGLASLGASDDSIQKLATCYFFTVEFGLCKQEGKLRAYGAGLLSSISELKHALSGNARILPFDPIVTCKQECIITTFQDVYFISDTFEEAKVKMREFAKTIKRPFSVRYNPYTQSVDVLKDTASINNVVEELRHELDIIGDALIRLNKQLGV from the exons ATGTACTCAACTAAAAGCGAGGGACCCCGCAGAGGAAGATCTTTTGACTCTATGAACCTTGGTCTGACTTTGGAAGAGAAGCAACTTAACAATGAG ATGAACAAATCAGCTTTTCCTAAAATCGACGAGAATAAAGACAACAAAACTGCGTCCACGGAGAGAGGTCGGGCTGCGGTTGTGTTCTCTCTGAAAAATGAAGTTGGTGGGCTTGTCAAGGCACTAAAACTTTTCCAG GAAAACCACGTTAACCTTGTGCACATTGAGTCCAGAAAATCCAAAAGGCGCAACTCGGAGTTCGAAATCTTCGTCGACTGCGATAGCAACCGCGAGCAGCTGCACGAGATCATCCAGCTGCTGAGGAAACACGTGAACGTGCTCGAGATGGACGCTCCTGACAACCGCCTCCCGGAAGAAAGCG aGATGGAGAATGTGCCGTGGTTCCCGAAGAAGATTTCCGATCTGGATAAATGTGCGAATCGAGTGCTGATGTATGGATCAGACCTGGACGCGGATCACCCG GGATTCAAGGACAATGTCTATCGAAAAAGGAGAAAGTATTTTGCAGACTTGGCTATGAGCTACAAACA TGGAGATCCCATTCCCCGTATTGAGTTCACAGAGGAGGAGGTGAAAACATGGGGAGTTGTGTTCAGGGAGCTGAATAAGCTCTACCCCACACACGCCTGCCGAGAGTACCTGAAGAACCTGCCCTTGCTCACCAAATACTGCGACTTCCGTGAGGACAACATCCCACAGCTGGAGGATGTCTCGCGCTTCCTCAAAG AGCGTACTGGATTTACCATCAGGCCTGTGGCTGGGTATCTCTCCCCACGAGACTTTCTGGCTGGTCTTGCCTTCCGTGTGTTTCACTGCACTCAATATGTCCGACACAGCTCAGACCCCCTCTACACACCCGAGCC AGACACATGTCACGAGCTGCTTGGACACGTCCCTCTTTTGGCCGAGCCCAGCTTTGCTCAGTTCAGTCAGGAGATTGGTCTCGCATCACTGGGGGCATCGGATGACTCCATACAGAAACTTGCTACT TGTTACTTCTTCACGGTGGAGTTTGGCCTCTGTAAGCAGGAAGGGAAGCTGAGAGCTTATGGGGCCGGTTTGCTGTCCTCCATCAGCGAGCTGAAG CATGCACTTTCAGGAAACGCCAGGATCTTGCCCTTTGACCCCATCGTGACATGCAAACAGGAGTGTATCATCACCACCTTCCAGGATGTCTATTTTATTTCTGACACCTTTGAGGAAGCAAAAGTCAAAATGAG AGAGTTCGCGAAGACCATCAAGCGGCCATTCTCGGTACGCTACAACCCGTACACACAGAGCGTAGATGTTCTGAAGGACACGGCCAGCATCAACAACGTGGTGGAGGAACTAAGACACGAGTTGGACATCATTGGCGATGCACTAATCAGGCTAAACAAACAGTTAGGAGTCTGA
- the tph1a gene encoding tryptophan 5-hydroxylase 1a isoform X2 — MLSGILLSGRRGQGRLLCHMRDKRNMMNKSAFPKIDENKDNKTASTERGRAAVVFSLKNEVGGLVKALKLFQENHVNLVHIESRKSKRRNSEFEIFVDCDSNREQLHEIIQLLRKHVNVLEMDAPDNRLPEESEMENVPWFPKKISDLDKCANRVLMYGSDLDADHPGFKDNVYRKRRKYFADLAMSYKHGDPIPRIEFTEEEVKTWGVVFRELNKLYPTHACREYLKNLPLLTKYCDFREDNIPQLEDVSRFLKERTGFTIRPVAGYLSPRDFLAGLAFRVFHCTQYVRHSSDPLYTPEPDTCHELLGHVPLLAEPSFAQFSQEIGLASLGASDDSIQKLATCYFFTVEFGLCKQEGKLRAYGAGLLSSISELKHALSGNARILPFDPIVTCKQECIITTFQDVYFISDTFEEAKVKMREFAKTIKRPFSVRYNPYTQSVDVLKDTASINNVVEELRHELDIIGDALIRLNKQLGV, encoded by the exons ATGCTGTCTGGGATCCTGCTGTCGGGAAGACGAGGACAGGGACGATTACTCTGCCACATGCGTGATAAAAGAAACATG ATGAACAAATCAGCTTTTCCTAAAATCGACGAGAATAAAGACAACAAAACTGCGTCCACGGAGAGAGGTCGGGCTGCGGTTGTGTTCTCTCTGAAAAATGAAGTTGGTGGGCTTGTCAAGGCACTAAAACTTTTCCAG GAAAACCACGTTAACCTTGTGCACATTGAGTCCAGAAAATCCAAAAGGCGCAACTCGGAGTTCGAAATCTTCGTCGACTGCGATAGCAACCGCGAGCAGCTGCACGAGATCATCCAGCTGCTGAGGAAACACGTGAACGTGCTCGAGATGGACGCTCCTGACAACCGCCTCCCGGAAGAAAGCG aGATGGAGAATGTGCCGTGGTTCCCGAAGAAGATTTCCGATCTGGATAAATGTGCGAATCGAGTGCTGATGTATGGATCAGACCTGGACGCGGATCACCCG GGATTCAAGGACAATGTCTATCGAAAAAGGAGAAAGTATTTTGCAGACTTGGCTATGAGCTACAAACA TGGAGATCCCATTCCCCGTATTGAGTTCACAGAGGAGGAGGTGAAAACATGGGGAGTTGTGTTCAGGGAGCTGAATAAGCTCTACCCCACACACGCCTGCCGAGAGTACCTGAAGAACCTGCCCTTGCTCACCAAATACTGCGACTTCCGTGAGGACAACATCCCACAGCTGGAGGATGTCTCGCGCTTCCTCAAAG AGCGTACTGGATTTACCATCAGGCCTGTGGCTGGGTATCTCTCCCCACGAGACTTTCTGGCTGGTCTTGCCTTCCGTGTGTTTCACTGCACTCAATATGTCCGACACAGCTCAGACCCCCTCTACACACCCGAGCC AGACACATGTCACGAGCTGCTTGGACACGTCCCTCTTTTGGCCGAGCCCAGCTTTGCTCAGTTCAGTCAGGAGATTGGTCTCGCATCACTGGGGGCATCGGATGACTCCATACAGAAACTTGCTACT TGTTACTTCTTCACGGTGGAGTTTGGCCTCTGTAAGCAGGAAGGGAAGCTGAGAGCTTATGGGGCCGGTTTGCTGTCCTCCATCAGCGAGCTGAAG CATGCACTTTCAGGAAACGCCAGGATCTTGCCCTTTGACCCCATCGTGACATGCAAACAGGAGTGTATCATCACCACCTTCCAGGATGTCTATTTTATTTCTGACACCTTTGAGGAAGCAAAAGTCAAAATGAG AGAGTTCGCGAAGACCATCAAGCGGCCATTCTCGGTACGCTACAACCCGTACACACAGAGCGTAGATGTTCTGAAGGACACGGCCAGCATCAACAACGTGGTGGAGGAACTAAGACACGAGTTGGACATCATTGGCGATGCACTAATCAGGCTAAACAAACAGTTAGGAGTCTGA